The genomic region ATGGTACGAAACTTTGGTGGGACATTTACACACTGTAAATCACTCTCATTCCTTACAGCCTGCATGAAAAGGTGCAATGTCAGAATGTGAAATATGTCAACACGTACATAGAATTACTACCGAACATTAAACTATGACCATGTGAAAAATCAACTTGTCCATGCTCCATAGAACCGAGCCAGATATGACCTTCTTAAGGACAGTAAGATAAATATATTTCCGTAACAAAGGGCCCGGCATGACCAGACCCAGTAAGACAAATATTGCAGCATTTCAATTCAAGGGAAGTGTGTGGTAGACTTAGAAAATGCTGTGATACCCTAGCCAGATCAACTATCTATTCCAACGAGTAACAGATATGTTAGGTTAACTTCAAACAAACAACCAACCAGCAGCTAGGCCATTGTGAACCAGACAGATCCCATGTCCCAGGCAGGTGCGTGCACGACATGATGCAAAACAGCATACACCACCGTCGAGCCAAACTGTAAGCTCGCAATGTATTCAAGGGGAAAAAAACAAACTCCAGCTCCAATAAAGGAGCGTGGGCAGAGGGGACTGCCTGCAGCCTGAGCGCACCTGGAAGTCGCCGCAGCAGATGAGGAGGTCGATCTTGATACCCTCGGCCGCCTCGAGCCGCTGCATCGTGTCGTAGACCTTGTCCAGCTCCCCGTGCATGCATCCCTCCACCGCAATCTGCACAGGACACCCGGCGaggcattacgtcgagcacgtgGCCTGCACGCCGCATAAACTCCCCGAACCAGAAACCTATTGACCGGTACTCGGGGCACATACGGCTGCATCCAGAGAAACGTAGAGCATGAGAGGTTCGTCTGATCACTCACCTTCATGGCGTGCAGTGCGGGGTGCGCCGGCTGGTCGGAGGGGGCAACGAACGCCGGGGGAAGCGGCAGTGGCAGAGGTTGGGTGAGGCCTTGGGGGTGTCGAGTTCTTTTTTTCGCGGTTGGGCAGGGGGTTAAGTAAAGTTTGGGGGAGAATTTCTGGTGGCCCACGGGCCCAGTTAGAGCTGTGGGCCGAATCCTCTGCTGTCCGCCGGATTCAGCACTGGTGGCCAGCCCACAGCTGTAAACCATGTCCCCCTCAAAAGGAAAAAACGTGAATCATGTCAAGGGATCTTAGGCAAAAAGAAAAGGTCGAGGGATAAGATCGTAACGTACTGCTACTGATCTCTTTTGTACTTTCAAATGTGTTACTGGTCTCTTGGCAATGCTTATCCATGGCGAGCTCATGTCGAGGAGACGAGGAGCGTGAAGAAAACTACGCAAATTCACCGTTACGAGGGACAAACTTTGCAAGTTCATTGACCCACTTAGCAGTTCAGAATGGTGTTTAGGCGATTCTGGATAGGATTTGAAAATTATCCTTTTCAAGGACGCTCCAAGTTCAGAAGCTAGCAGCGTGAGGACACGACGACATCGAGCCCATGTATACCAAATCTTATGATCGGGATAATTCAGAAGTCAGTACTACCCAGGATTTCACACAGcaagaaagaaagaagggaaattcATATGCACAGTCACATTTTATCTACACATATGCTGCCATTGTCAACGATCGGCACGGCACATGATTGAACGGCCAAAGAGGCAGAAGCTACAGGAGCACGCGGAAATTCATTAAGATAGGCTTCAGGACGACCAGCAGCTGAGCCGCACGGCCTCGTCGAACTTGCTCGCCAGCGTGGcgggctcatcctcctcctcctcctcgccgccggcccgACGCGGCCTCTCCTTCCCTTCGTGCCCCGCCGCATCCCGCCGCTTCGGCGCCAGGACGCCGAGGGAGAAGAAGACATTGCCAAGGCCGAACCTGAAGCCGCcggtgccggcgccggcgccgtcctTGCCGTGTGGCGCGTCGGCGGGGCCGTGGTGGAGCTGGTGGTAGCTCAGGAACAGCATCGACGCGCTCGGGGCCATCGCCTAGCAAGCTATGATCCGCTTCGACCGACACTTTTCAGAAGGACCACGACGATCTTGGATTGGATCAGGTTGGATTGGGATGGATTGGATTGGGATGCAGTTCTGCTTGCTTCTTGGCTTCCTCGGGGTATTTATATATGGGGGGAATGCGGGCTTTGATCGTTCGTCCGTTCGAGAGGGATGGGCGTGACGTGGCTGTTGGATCGGATAGGGCGGGCCCGCCACGTCGGCATGGGGGCGCGTGCCGCCCGGGGTTTCCCGGGGGAAACCAGTGGGCTGTGTTGGAAGGTCCGACCGGGTGGCGCGTGGTATCAGCGGGGTCCGGTGGGCTCGCGGCGCGAACCCGTGGGAGGAGCGGGCGCGGCACGGCCGCACCCCGTTTTGTGACGAGCTCGGGCTCAACGGCCAGCGAACGGGCGAGGGTGCCGCTCCTACGGCGGCACGCACCCCCGTGGCGGGGGGAATCTCACCACACCATCGTCCGGTGGGTGATGAAAGTTTTTTTTTCCAAGCTGGTGAGGGCAAAGCTTCACCACACGATCGTCCGGTTGGTGATGATTTTTTTTTTCTAGCTGGTGAGGACAAGGTTTCACCACACCATCGTCCGGTTGGTGATGATTTCTTTTTTCTAGCTGGCGAGGACAAAGTGTTTTTTTTTGTTCAACTGAGGTGAGGGCAGTGCTGGCACGGGGCCCGGTGGGAGGTCAGCATCGCCGCCCGCCCCCCTGCCGTGGGCGTACCGGCGACCACCAGTCGGTCCACGAGGATGTGCCGCTCATTCGTGGCCTAGCCTGACGGCTCAGGTGGTTCGGCGCGAGCCTGACGCAACTCTTGATTTCTATGCTGCAAGTCAATGGCTGGCTGCGTCGTTGACATCAGCTCGCAATAGGGGAGCAATTTCACTATTTTACTAGCACCTTCAAACAGATATGCAACTAAAAGTGCTAACTAAAATTCAATCAGGCGACAAGACTGGCATCTTACAGTCAGTTTTTTCATAGGCAAAATTCATGTACATCGCTAGAAAAAAGAAGCTAAACAAGCATATAACCTTTTTTTTACCTACCACTGTCTACAGGTATAGAATATTATCGCATGCATTGTCCACGACATTCACTGCAACATGCACTTCTACTATAGAATCTATCTTGTTGCATCCTATGCACACCAGTCCAAGAGATTATCATAATGTACATACACATAATAATATCAAACATAAACAGCAGATGTCATAACTCGAAGCACTCCCGAGATCCCCAGCTCTTCTTGGTCCACAAACAAACGCTTTCAAGTAACACCAGTAGAAGAGTGATGCAAAATCCAGTGTGCCAATGGCAGCTCATAACAAGGCGCCTTGCAGCATCCCCACGCCAGCTTCAAAACTGCCTTGTGGCTCCTTTGGGTAGCAGATGAAGCTGGAAACCTCCAAGGTTTCCCACAAAGAACACATAGCTACCCGGAGTCTGGTGGCGCACCAGTGCCACACATTTCCGATCCCCGCAAATGAGGGGAGGAATCGGAAAAGATAAATGAAGTATCCAGGTCCCCGGCCACAAATGAACATGTATGTATGGTTACAGTTACAGATCTAAGTTATACAGTACAAATCATACATCAGTTCAACTTTCAGTTGTAACAGAGAAAAGCATTGCGCGAGCTCAGCTGTGCCGCGACTTCTTCAGATGACGATATGTTTCCAGCTTCCATGAGCTGTGCCGCCACTTCTTCGGATGAGGATATATGTTTGTGAGTTCCAATCAACTCCCAGCCCATCTCCTCTTGCGAGCTGGCCGCTCAGGCTTCACTTCAACGTCAGCAGCAGGCGATTCATTCTGGGAAGTCTGCACTTCAGCATCAACCTTTTTGTTCTGGGGTACCTCCTTCTCGCCAGGCATGGGAAGTTTGAATCGTTCGCTTCTTCTCTTGAGCCTCTCAACCGTGTCTAGATGTCGGTCACGCTCTTCAGCCGTCATCTCAGAGGCTTGCCCATTATCACCACTGTTCTTCATGTCCGAACTGACAACTATAGCAGGAACATCAGATTTACCTGATGCATCAGCAGTGGGGGGTTGAACATCAGCTTCGATGGAAGGAAATGCATGTGTGGTCTCATTATCAATAGTACTATAGTCAATCTCTTTGTGGCTTGTCCATCGCTCCAGCTTAGACCGACCCCTTCTTGAATCATCGGTATTCTCATCATCTGACATGGCTTCTTCTTCCCCTTGTTTCACAAATGAATCATGTTGTTGAGGATTCTTGCTCGTTTTGGATGATGTAGCATGATCCCTACCATTTTGTTGCTCCCTCCCTCCTTTCGCCTCAACCTATACAAAGTTTTGTTTGCATTTGGGTTGAGGAGGGTGAATATTCCAAAGAGTTAAAACAAAATCTAAAGACATAAGCCCACCAAGCAGTAAATTTCCACAAAAAAATCATATCCTTATTCATATACCGGTGCCGTGCTCTTCATTTTTCAActagcagcaagttttctttgcaAGAGAACTATACTCTTTGTTATTCAACAGAGACCAAAATGTTGCAGATGAGTAAACACATAAATCAGTTCACCCCATGAATGAAATCTAGCTAATTCTTAAACATGGACAGCATGCATTAAAAACCAGAGGTGCACTCAGAAACCAGAGCCACTAGTGTGCCACCAGCCGACCAGAAGAATGTTCTATAAAGAATTCCAGTGTGCATAAATACGTCTGATAATTATCCATGCAAATCATGAAGCGATCCAAAATCATTAAGAAGGCCGACACCAGTTGAATTTTATGTTAAGTTTCTAGTGCCTGATTGTAACACTCAATGCGCATGCAAATTTTCTGCCCAGACAAGAAAGATCTAAATGCCTCACAACTCACAAGCAATAAACAGGTACATCCTTTACAGTGGCGGAGGATGAGGAAAGGAACCAGCACACATGTTTTATAATTGGCCTAGTATGCAGAAGAGAAAAGGCTACATTTTACCAAAAGAATAGTAGATGTCTTCAATGCTCCATGCGTACCGGGAGAGGGTAGAGACTGTGGATCGGCAACTGATTATTCAGTAGTATTGTTCATTTCTAGACAGCATCGTGCAAGGGTAAGGCCGTCTAGAAATACCCTTCCAAATCTACATGGTTCTGGTCTTACTCCCAAGCTAAAGATATTCCAGACACTCGCCCGGTCACACTTGTGCACTAGATAACTACCCTATTTCTATGCAGCAACTGCCCCCCTTCATTGATATCTGACATCCCCACAATTTTGGTTTATCAAGGTAACGTAACACTCGAGCGATAGCTCTTGGTAGTTAGTATCCCCCACCTTGCCCTACAACAGCCGTAGGCCAAGCAATAGACCATGTGCCCCCCTAGTAGCCACTCAACAACATTCTATGACCGCCCACTACAGACTAGGTGATGATCGTCTGTCTTGTCCAGTGACCAACCACTGTCATACTTGATGGTCACCACCACGaatggtgaatatcgccgcagcgTACAATTGAATCAAACTGGTGTTTATGTATAATATAATAAAGGATTTTTGTTTGCAGGGTAACATAGTTGAATGCTTAATGAGAATTTCTTAGGAAAAAGGCATGCAAGGTGCAGAAAATGCAAAAACACGCGTCAGTCAACTGTTTTGCTGTATTGTGTTTTGGCTTGTAACTTCGCCATGTGACAATCTGCCTTGACGTCCCCGAGAGAAAATTCTACCATGTATCTaactatatactactccctctgttccaaattactcgtcgcaaaaatgaatgtatctagaactaaaatacatctagatacatccatacctgcgacaagtaattcggaacggagggagtagttgttttgCTAACCTAATTGTAGTAGCAAACACTAGTAAACCCTCGTGTCGATCTACTCTTCAACTGCAGAGCCACACAATTCTGCCGTGAGGTCACTTGCTCAACCTCAACTTCTGATATTCTTCTTGGCAATGACAAACAGCATATGTTCCAGTTTTCCTCAGACCAATTCATCACTTCCTTTGGGTGCGTAACTAACTAACCATGCTAATTGATCATTTTGGATGCCTCTGTTAACAGGCTGATTACGTATATTTTTTAACACTGCAACAGGGAATTCAATCGTGTTCCTCGATGCCACATCGTTGTTAAGCATATTACATCACAGTAAGGCTGATTATGTATAGGAATTAGGAAAGAATATGCACCATACTTAATTGTGACTTAATTTGGTTTAAATAATAGTGTGGTTTATTTGGAACCATTGCGGCGAACTGTGTGGGCACTCAAACAGTAACATAAAAACACAGCAACAAATCTGACCATACTCAACTTGTCAAATTTACAaataagaaaaacggcacttggatATCATATTACGATTAGGCTTTGGCAGAAAAATAAAACAATCAGCAAAGAATTATGAAAACAAATTCACTGACTGGCCCAGAAAACATAAAGGTAAATGGTTGTCACCAATTATGCAACACAACTTTGCTTGGAATAAGGACCATGTAGTATTTAAGTAAAAGCCCTTCTTTTAGAAACAAAGTACAAACCCTATGTGCATATTAAGTATACATCCTATCATAAATTCATGATTATTGCAATATCTTTTGTAACACAATAAGGTATAAGATCTGCAAAACTTTAAAAACACAACACTAATCTGTTTCAAGTCAGATGTCTCAAACACACATCACCACCTCGTGATTAGTCAATCGCCTGAATTTCTAATGCCCATGTCTTTCGAAAGTTACTTTCAACAAGAATTTCATACCTTCCCACTACGAAAGCTTTCATGGTCTTCCCGTCTTCTCTTGCTAGATCTGTGAAGATCTTGCTCATTTGGCACAGAGCCTCTGCCCTTTCTTGTGCTCTCCCTCGGCTTATCCCTACTAGCCTGGCGAGCATCAGAACTGCTAGATACACGATTATTGTCATGAATCTTTTTTATTTTATCTTGTCTGGAGTTCCTTTCATTGTTATTTGGATTGTCATCACGTGGACGCACATCAGCTCGCCCTTTATTCTGCGTGCTGTTTTCTTCTGCACCTTGACCTCTCCTCCCAGGCTCATTTTGTTTGTTGCGCTCTAGGGTTTCTTTGCTCAACAATGCAGATCTTGATTCATCCTTCTTCCTACCACCACCGACAATTTTGTCATCCATAACCCGTCCACCCCGACCAGTTCC from Triticum aestivum cultivar Chinese Spring chromosome 4A, IWGSC CS RefSeq v2.1, whole genome shotgun sequence harbors:
- the LOC123087030 gene encoding uncharacterized protein, whose amino-acid sequence is MAPSASMLFLSYHQLHHGPADAPHGKDGAGAGTGGFRFGLGNVFFSLGVLAPKRRDAAGHEGKERPRRAGGEEEEEDEPATLASKFDEAVRLSCWSS